AAAAATTGCTATTAACTACCCGGAGGGGGAATTACAGGAATTTCGATCCCGTCCGGCGCTAAGGGGGGAGGTGTGGGGGTTGGTTCTGGCTGGTCAACAGGTTCAGGTGTACTAACTAAGGGAATATTTTCCAGCACGGGAAGACGGGGAGTAATGGGTTGGGAAAACATCGCTTGAATTGCCGCTTTTCTGGTTTCTGGAGGTTCCAAAGCTTGCTGCCAGAGACTTTCATAAAAGAAGAAAATCACCCCTAAACCCCGTTGACGAGCAGCCAACACCTTTTCTTCAATAAAGGGTAGGGCAATCGGTCGATTGCGTAAACCGGTCAAAACTCCCACACCGGTGGGGATAGTTTGCTGGGTTTCCTGAATTTCGGGACGCTCTATTTGTTTGAGAAAACTGGGCAGATCGGGACGATAAACCTGTACAATTAACTCGTCGACTAATCCTTGCCGCACCCAACCGAGCCAATCCTGTAAATGACCATTATAGGCGAATTCGTAGGGATTAGGGGCGATCGAAAGCAGTATATTCGGTTTAATTGCCTGAATTGATTCTTTGAGATTAGCCAGAAAAGCAGTGATTTTATCGGCCCGCCATTTTGTCCATTCGGGATCCCGGGGGTTAGCCGGAGGCGTTTTTTCGGTTTCCTGTTGATAAAGGGCGATAGTATAGGGATCATAGCCGAATTCGTTGGGTAAACTCAGATGATCGTCGAATTGGATGCCGTTAATATCGTATTGTCCCACCACTTCCAAGACTAATTCCCGCAGAAAATTCTGCACCTCGGGACGGAAGGGATTCAACCACACCACCTCACCGGCTGCCCCCACCCAAGTAGTCCCTCCGTCGCGTTTTTGGGTTAACCAGTCCTGATGTTTTAAGGCTAATTCTGAGGTGGGAGGGGCCATAAATCCGAATTCAAACCAAGGAATGACTAATAATCCCCTTCCACGGGTTTGTTCCACCAATTCTGCCAAGATATCTTGTCCCTGCGCTCCCGTAGGCACAAAAGGCTGTATTCCTTCCCGTTGAGCGATCGCACTGGGATAGAGAGCATAACCGGAATTCCAAACCACGGGATAGATAGCATTAAAATTAAGATTAACTAATTGCTCGATCGCCTGTTGTCGTTTATCCCTGTCCATCAGCATCGCAGTATCGTTGGTGGTAATCCAAACACCGCGGATATCGCCATCCCGACTTTGAGAGAAAGCAGCAGAAAAATAGCCTAATAGTAGGACTATTAGAAAAGATGCTAAAAATAGTAGTATGGGGAGCTTTTTAAGAATTTGCCGCCAAATGCTGGTCGGAATTAGAAAAGTCATTTCGTTAAAGGTGAAGATTAACGCTTTTAACTGGTTATGATAACAGCTTTGCTCAACTCTTTCAGGCTAGATTGACCCAAAATATATATTTACCTATTTCTTCACTTGCGACAATTGACCTTGAGGATAGAAATAATCAAGACGAATATCGAATTGATCTAGGGCCAGTAATAACCGATTGGAAGGACGAAAAAGAAATAAGTTGGTCCGGGGAATTTCTAGGACTTCTTTTAACTTATCGGTATCGGGGTTAGTGGTAGTCAGGAAGTATTGTACATCAGAATTAAGACGATAATTAAGGGAAAGCAAATCACCTAAGTTAGTCCAGTCATTACCTTCGTCGCTGATAATAATGGCATTGGGTACAGCATTGATTTTTCTGGCAACTTCTCCATTCCAATAACTAGGAACTTTTGCCCAACTGGTTTCGGAAAGAGCATTATTAAAGTTCGATATTATACTAGCATTTAACAAAAAAATCAAGATAATTTTACCGAAAATTCTACCTTGATTAAGCAATTGTGACAAGAAAAAAGCCACAGTTATATAGATAGTGGGAAAGGATGCAATTAGATAACGGGTGACAGTTGATCTAGTGGTAGTCAAAATTAGATCGGGAATGACTAAAGCTAGGAAAGGTCCTAGGGTTGAGGTAATCAGAAAAGTAAAATCTATGGGGTTATTGTAGCGATAAACTCGATAAAAAGCATAGATAGTTAAGATTAAAAAAATTAGTCTATATATATAGGTGAAGATGTTATTAAAACCAAAATCGCTATCGCTAAATGGAGAAGTAAAAGTTAAGAGCCATAATTTACCGAACAATCCCCAATCGAGATAGTTAACGGCAGCCCAACTGGTGGAGTTAAAGGCCCTTTGAGAGTTAGTTAAAAAAAACCGTAACCAGGGTATATATAAAATTATCATTGTTAACCCAGATAACAGGAAAAATATCAAGTTATTTTTTCGCTCTGGTTTCATAACAAGATACCAAAGTATAAAGGCTGCTTGAGCAAATAAGTTGAGAATAAAAAAGAGATGGGTGTAGAGTCCGAGAGTATTAGAGAAGGTGTATAAAGACCAATTAACAAGAGTTCTTTTTTTGAGGCATTTTAACAGCATTAATTGACTGATTATCGTTAACAAAACTAAAAGACTATACTGACGAGACATTTGAGCAAATATTATATCAATTGGAGACAGTGCCAAGAAAATTACTGCTAAAACTGCCGTTAACTTTGACGCAAATAATTCTAGAGATAGATAGTAAATAAATGGCAGGGAGAGAAGACTAAAAACAATCGCTAAACTGCGGGAAGAAACGGGAGAAAAACCGAATATTTTTTCCCAATAGCGAGAGATAATAAAGTATAAAGGTGGGTGCTGAGGGTCTTCTTTAGCGAGAGATTGAATCGTATCAAAAACATTACTTTCGGGTTTAAGTTGTTGAAATTTTCCTAATTCTGTGGTAGATAAAAGACGATTTTGAAAGATAGTATCAGCGATTTCCTTTGCTTGATAACCAGTGGTTCTAATCGTGGTGTAGGATTCATCATGCCAATAGATTTTTTTATCGATATTTGCCAAACGAAAAACCACACCGAGAGTTAGGATAATTGCCAAAAGTATTAAGAGCCAATTGTTTTTTTTATAATTAATAGTTGCTTTCATTTTAATAATTAGAGCGACTTTGTTTAAGATTAAGAAACTTGGTAAATTCCGGTTGAAAAAGTAGCTTAATCGTGCCAGTGGGACCATTACGGTGTTTAGTAATAATTACTTCGGCCACACCTCGATCGGGACTATCGGGGTTATAATATTCATCTCGGTATAACATCATAATTAAATCCGCATCCTGTTCGATACTATTATGGACGATGATATTATTGGCAATAAAGTTATGCAGTTTATCTACTGTTAAATCATACACTTCTGTCTCTCCATCCGCTTGAATTGCCATAACTTCATCCCAGTAAATATCACTATCCGCTAAGTGCTGTATTTGGGAACATTCAAGAATGTCTCCTAATTTATTGGCTCTTTCTCGACTTAAGTTTGATTTGTATAAACTTGTCCCACAATATTGATTACCCAGTGCAGCTTGCATTTGTCGTGTAGTTAAACCACTTTGTTCCATAGCGGGTACAGCATATAGTCGCCAGATATCATTAGGAATGATATCCTTATTAGGATTAGCTTGGTGATTTTGAAGATAAGTAGTTATTTCTTGTAAAGACTGGGTTTTATAGCTGCCAACAGCACCGATAATCTCAGTAAATTTCTTCAAGTCTGATTTACCTGTTATTGTAACATGGTATTGATCTCGTCCTTTTCCTGTTTGTGAGTGTTTCGATAGCTTTCCATTAATTTCTACTCTTAGTAAAAGCGATTGTACATCCTGAGCTAATCTTAAGCTACTGCTAGAATAATAAGCCATAGGACGAGGTGATTTTCCTTGAACCAATTTAAGGGAACCATCGGTACTCCAAAGATGACGTAAAAATAAGGCTATTGCTGATTGAGTTTGCTCAAAAACTTGAGGAGGAATGAATTTTTCATAGGAACGTAACCCCCAAATTTCTAGACGTTCTAACCATTGAGAAATAGGATTTTTAATATTATGAGTTAAGGGATAATTCGCTGTTAAATAAACCTGATACCATTGATGTTCAGGACTAATTCGAGGCTTAATTCGATTATCAAATACTTGTATCGCTAAAGAAGCAACTAAATTGGCTAAATCTAACTCTTTAGTCGTATATTGAACACTATGACGTGGTAAGGTACATCCATCACCAATTAGATGACCTAATAAGGCTAATTCAGTATTACTCATAGTTTGTAATTGCGAACTAGGTAAAAAGCGAGGTAAAGCGATATAATTACCAATATTTAATTCATCTAATCTTTGCCAACCGTGGACAGTCAAAAATTGATGATTGGCTGTAGCTCTAATCGTGCGACCTAAACGAGTTGTTAATCGAAAAACTGGCTTAAATCCTGTGGAAAAGACCTTAGTTACCAGTGCTTTTTCTAATTTCATTGTTTCCTCATTAAGAGCAAAAACCGTAAAATTAGAGCAATTCACTAACTGACGAATTGGCACTTTAGCACGAGGATCAGCTAACTCAACTAAACTATCACCCGCTAAACATCCCGACTCGCGTAAATCGGACATCATCGGTCTTTTATTATTGCGAGATTCCACAGCACGACTTAACTGAGAAAGAGCAATTACCGGAGCATGAATTTCTCTCGCTAAACCCTTAAGACTGCGGGTAATTTTAGAAATTTCCTGAACGCGATTATCACCTCCCCCTTCCATTAATTGCAGATAATCGATTAAAACTAATCCCATTTGTCCCTTTTTTTCTGCCTGTAAACGCCGCACTTGGGAACGCATTTGAATTACACTTAAATTGGCACTGTCATCGATATATATGGGCAAATTTAATAACTTTTCTAGTCCCCCAAGAACCTTCTCTAAATCATTTTGTCCCAAACGGCCAGAGCGAATCCGATTACTTTCAATTTTAGCCTCATTCGATAACAAACGTTGGGCTAATTGTTCCTTAGACATCTCCAAACTAAAGACAGCCACAGGTAAATTCTGTTGAGCGATATTATAGGCAATATTAAGAGCAAAAGAAGTTTTTCCCATGGAAGGCCTACCCGCGATAATAACTAAATCCGAGGGTTGTAAACCACTGGTCATCGCATCGAGATCATAAAATTGAGTTTCGATACCGGGTAGAGTGGTCGTCTCCTGCATTTTCTCAATTTCGTTAAAAGTTTCGATTAAAGTATCCCCCAGAAAAATTAAACCCTCCTGGGGTCGTTTTTGGGTGAGACGAAAAATCTTTTGTTCCGATTCATCGAAAACATTTTCTAATTCTAGCGTCGTATCCCTGGCTAACTCGATAATTTCTCCCCCGGTGGAAATTAACTGACGACGCATATATTTATCCATCACTAATTCAGCATAGCGATCGATGTTGGCAGCCGAGACAGTGCGCTCAATTAATTGTAACAATCGCGGCATCCCCCCGATTTCTTCCAGCAGATGATTATCTTGTAACCAACTGCTAACCGTCATTAAATCCGTCGGTTTTCCTTTCCCTTGTAAAGCAAGTGCCGCACGATAAATATCTTGATGGGTTTTCACATAGAAAGCTTCTGGAATTAAAAAATCACTGATTCTACCTAAAGCTTTTGGATCTAGTAAAATGCCACCTAAGATAGATTCTTCCGCTTCAATATTTTGGGGGGGGAGGGATTGATCGCTAATCATTGTTAATGCTGACCGTGCTTTATCATTAATTATAGTCATTCACCCTAATTAAATACAAATGTTCAGGTTAATGATAGGATTCAGGAGTCAGGAGACAGTATTCAGGAGATTGTTTTTATTTATTCTCCCCACATCCCACACCCCACTTCCCCACATCCCCACTTCCCCACTTCCCCACACCCCACACCCCTTGTAAACAGGATTTAGTATGACTTTAATGGACTCCTCTGCGCTCTCCCCGGCCGTTTACTTTATTGGTGCAGGACCCGGAGATCCGGAATTATTGACGGTAAAAGCCTATAAAATTCTCCAAAAAGCCGATGTCATCCTCTTTGCTGATTCCCTCGTCCCCCAACAGATTCTTGAGGACACTCCTAAAGATGCCGAGTTAATTCCCACCAGTAGCATCACCCTAGAAGAAATTATCCCTTTAATGATCGATCGCGTGCGTCAGGGTTTAGCGGTGGTGCGACTGCAATCGGGGGATTTAAGTCTCTATAGTGCCATCCAAGAGCAAATTGAGCTTTTGACAGCAGCAGATATCCCCTTTCAGCTAATCCCCGGAATTAGTGCCTTTCAAGGATTAGCGGCCAAATTGGCCCTAGAATTAACGATTCCCGAATTAGTCCAGACAATTATTCTCACCCGGGTGGAAGGAAAAGCATCTCATATACCAGAAAGTGAAGAATTAGCCTCTTTAGCCGCCCATAAAGCCAGTTTATGCCTATATTTAGCCGCCCGTCACATTGACAAAGCCCAGGAAAAACTCCTACGATACTACCAGCCAGAGCAACAGGTGGCCATTTGTTTCCGTCTCGGTTGGCCCGACGAAAAAATCTGGGTTGTCCCCCTGTCAGAAATGGCCCAATTAACCCATCGGGAAAATTTAACTAGAACTACCCTTTATCTAATTAGTCCCGCTTTAAACCAGATTACAGGAACTCGATCGCAACTTTATCACCCGCAACATTCCCATCTTTTCCGTCCTCATTCTTAGGTATTTTCCAGGAAATGTACCGAAAGAAACACTGGGTTTCTACCTAAAGATAGATTTAAAGAGCGGCGATTTTGTTTAGGATTATTTCAGGAGGTGGGACAATTTTAAAGCTTTTAAAATCCTGCTAACAATCCATGCACAGCTGCCCTATATGTTCGGGAATTACCCTTCGTCACCTTGTGGCTAGTCGTGCCTACTGGTATTGTCCTCACTGTCGTCAGGAGGTTCCTAACTTCCTTGATTGCTCCAGTCCTGCCAAGGTAAAGGTAGAGCGAGTTGGAGCGCAAAAAACAGTCTAGATTTTCAAGTTGGTAGATGGCAATAATATCTGTGGGATGTGTTAATTTTTAACCCATCCCACTTTCCCTATCTATACATCCCGAGGATTGAGATGACTCATTTCCCAAGTCACATAGGTACCGATCGGACTCCAAATCAGGTAAGGTAAGAGTAGGATGCCCGCCCAAGAAGAAACAGGGAAAACCAAGAGCGCCAGAAGACAACCCAAGAAAAAACCCGTACCTCCGATAATCGTTCCCGCTTTGAGACTGCGTAGTTTACAGGTGACGGGAGTGTAGGCAGTAATAGTCAATTCCACCAACAGATAAAAAGCCATCAAAAACCAGCGATTAGCCGGTTGAGCTTCCCAGACTAAATAAGCAGAAATTGCCCCACAAATATAGATAATTGTCCAGATAAGAGGGATTAATCCTTCAAAGGTTAACCAATCGGGACGACGCAAACGCGCAAACCAACGCACATCGCGAGAATTGAGTAATCCCCCAGCTAACGCTACCAAAAATCCGACGACACCGATAAGCAACCAAGAGGGAATCATCATTTTTAGCTATCCTCCGCTAATTTTGGCTTTGTAACCCGATTCTACGAGAATTTGTAGAATCTTTTGGCGATGATCTCCTTGGATCTCAATGGTATTTTCTTTCACTGTACCACCCGTTCCACAAGCGGTTTTTAACTGTTTTAACAATTTCGTCAGAGTTTCGGTTTGGCATTGAAAACCTGTAACTATGGTAACGGTTTTTCCCGCCCGACCAGATCGGGAGGTTTGTACTCGCAAATTCTGCTGATTCGGGGGTAATTCGGGAATGGAACGCTCAAAAGCTTGAGAATTGCTTTCATTTCCAAATTCCTGATAGGCAATCCGGTTTTTTTCCTTTGATTTACTCATATAGCAATTATCATACTGGGTTTGGGGGGTTTTTCAGTGAGCAGTAAACAGTAAACAGTAATCAGTGAACTAAAAACTGGCATCTGATAACTGATAACTGATAACTGATTCAAAGCTGACTGCTGATAGCTCTTAATTGGTTGGACTGACAGCGCATTTGATTAAGTTCAGCTGCCGACATTCGATCGAGATGACCTAAAATCATATTAACTCGACCTTGGGATTTTAGTTTTTCTCGATGTCGTGCCAAAAAATCCCAGTAAAGAAAGTTAAAAGGACAGGCTAAATCCCCGACTCGTTGATTTTTTTTATACAGACAACCCCGACAATAATCACTCATTTTATCAATATAGTTGGCCGAGGCGGCGTAGGGTTTGGAGGCGAGAATTCCCCCATCGGCAAATTGTCCCATTCCCAGTACATTAGTCTGCATTACCCAATCGTAGGCATCGATAAAAACACTATGAAACCAGTTTTCAATCTCTTGGGGAGAGCAACCAAAAATTAAGGCAAAATTGCTCAAAATCATTAATCTTTGAATATGATGAGCATAACCAGTATTTTCCACCTGTGATAATACTTGTTTGAGGCAATTCATCTCGGTTTGTTTACTATCCCAAAAGAAAGCTGGTAAGGGTTGTTGATGCTCAAACCAATTACCATTAGCGTAATCTTCTCCCAAATAATGATAAATTCCCTGCATATATTCCCGCCATCCCAACACCTGACGGATAAATCCTTCGATGCTATTTAGGGCTAAATTATCTTTTTTATAGGCAATTGCTGCCCCTTGAATCACTTCCAAAGGCGTTAGCAATCCTAGATTCAGATAGGGAGATAGTAGGGAATGCCAGAGGGTTTCTTCTCCCGTTACCATCGCATCTTGGTATGGTCCAAAGTTGGGCAGACAATTAGTAATAAAATGCTCCAAAACCTGTAAAGCTTGTCTGCGGTTTACTGCCCAGCGAAAAGGTTTGATTTTTCCATATTTAGGAATATCTAAAGCTTCCACATCAGCGATAACCTGAAGGGTAATTTCATCGGGTTCAAACCAAAGAGGATCAGTTGTTTTTAATCCATCCTTGGGCGGTTTGCGGTTTTGTTTATCAAAGTTCCATTGTCCTCCTATGGGTTGATTATCCTCGATTAAAATCTGCCATTTTTTGCGACTTTCTCGATAGAAATCCTCTAGTAATAGTCTTTTACGAGATTTAGCCCAATTATTAAAATCTGTCCTTGTCCAGAGAAAGTGATTATTATCAATTATGTTTATAGCACAGTCTAAATTGAGATTTTTAATTAATCTAAGAAAAGGCAAATCATTAGGCATCATGATCTGTAATTCTTTAATGCCTAATCGTTTAATCCAAGCAGATAAAATTGGTTCAAAATCTTCAGCAACTTCGTAGGTGACAGACCATCCTAAAGTTTTTAATTCTTCGGCAAAATGACGCATCGCCGACCAGATTAAAACTAATTTTTGCTGATGATAGGGTCTTTGTCGAATATGATTGTGGGATTCAATTAAAATAACTGGTGTTTCCTGTGAATAGGCTTGACAATTAGCTAAGGCCGCTTGTCCTGTCCATAATTGATCCCCTAAAATCCAAATACCAATGGTCATAATTATCTCATTGCCTCGACTATTCCCCCATATTTTTTAGCCATAATATCCGCCATTTCCCGAGCAGAAAATTTACTGGCTTTGTCGATGCTGGGGGTAAATGTCCCCGTAGAGGTTAAATAATGG
This portion of the Microcystis aeruginosa NIES-2549 genome encodes:
- a CDS encoding replicative DNA helicase, translating into MISDQSLPPQNIEAEESILGGILLDPKALGRISDFLIPEAFYVKTHQDIYRAALALQGKGKPTDLMTVSSWLQDNHLLEEIGGMPRLLQLIERTVSAANIDRYAELVMDKYMRRQLISTGGEIIELARDTTLELENVFDESEQKIFRLTQKRPQEGLIFLGDTLIETFNEIEKMQETTTLPGIETQFYDLDAMTSGLQPSDLVIIAGRPSMGKTSFALNIAYNIAQQNLPVAVFSLEMSKEQLAQRLLSNEAKIESNRIRSGRLGQNDLEKVLGGLEKLLNLPIYIDDSANLSVIQMRSQVRRLQAEKKGQMGLVLIDYLQLMEGGGDNRVQEISKITRSLKGLAREIHAPVIALSQLSRAVESRNNKRPMMSDLRESGCLAGDSLVELADPRAKVPIRQLVNCSNFTVFALNEETMKLEKALVTKVFSTGFKPVFRLTTRLGRTIRATANHQFLTVHGWQRLDELNIGNYIALPRFLPSSQLQTMSNTELALLGHLIGDGCTLPRHSVQYTTKELDLANLVASLAIQVFDNRIKPRISPEHQWYQVYLTANYPLTHNIKNPISQWLERLEIWGLRSYEKFIPPQVFEQTQSAIALFLRHLWSTDGSLKLVQGKSPRPMAYYSSSSLRLAQDVQSLLLRVEINGKLSKHSQTGKGRDQYHVTITGKSDLKKFTEIIGAVGSYKTQSLQEITTYLQNHQANPNKDIIPNDIWRLYAVPAMEQSGLTTRQMQAALGNQYCGTSLYKSNLSRERANKLGDILECSQIQHLADSDIYWDEVMAIQADGETEVYDLTVDKLHNFIANNIIVHNSIEQDADLIMMLYRDEYYNPDSPDRGVAEVIITKHRNGPTGTIKLLFQPEFTKFLNLKQSRSNY
- a CDS encoding translation initiation factor; translated protein: MSKSKEKNRIAYQEFGNESNSQAFERSIPELPPNQQNLRVQTSRSGRAGKTVTIVTGFQCQTETLTKLLKQLKTACGTGGTVKENTIEIQGDHRQKILQILVESGYKAKISGG
- a CDS encoding glycosyltransferase family 39 protein, coding for MKATINYKKNNWLLILLAIILTLGVVFRLANIDKKIYWHDESYTTIRTTGYQAKEIADTIFQNRLLSTTELGKFQQLKPESNVFDTIQSLAKEDPQHPPLYFIISRYWEKIFGFSPVSSRSLAIVFSLLSLPFIYYLSLELFASKLTAVLAVIFLALSPIDIIFAQMSRQYSLLVLLTIISQLMLLKCLKKRTLVNWSLYTFSNTLGLYTHLFFILNLFAQAAFILWYLVMKPERKNNLIFFLLSGLTMIILYIPWLRFFLTNSQRAFNSTSWAAVNYLDWGLFGKLWLLTFTSPFSDSDFGFNNIFTYIYRLIFLILTIYAFYRVYRYNNPIDFTFLITSTLGPFLALVIPDLILTTTRSTVTRYLIASFPTIYITVAFFLSQLLNQGRIFGKIILIFLLNASIISNFNNALSETSWAKVPSYWNGEVARKINAVPNAIIISDEGNDWTNLGDLLSLNYRLNSDVQYFLTTTNPDTDKLKEVLEIPRTNLFLFRPSNRLLLALDQFDIRLDYFYPQGQLSQVKK
- the cobM gene encoding precorrin-4 C(11)-methyltransferase, translating into MTLMDSSALSPAVYFIGAGPGDPELLTVKAYKILQKADVILFADSLVPQQILEDTPKDAELIPTSSITLEEIIPLMIDRVRQGLAVVRLQSGDLSLYSAIQEQIELLTAADIPFQLIPGISAFQGLAAKLALELTIPELVQTIILTRVEGKASHIPESEELASLAAHKASLCLYLAARHIDKAQEKLLRYYQPEQQVAICFRLGWPDEKIWVVPLSEMAQLTHRENLTRTTLYLISPALNQITGTRSQLYHPQHSHLFRPHS
- a CDS encoding family 10 glycosylhydrolase; the encoded protein is MTFLIPTSIWRQILKKLPILLFLASFLIVLLLGYFSAAFSQSRDGDIRGVWITTNDTAMLMDRDKRQQAIEQLVNLNFNAIYPVVWNSGYALYPSAIAQREGIQPFVPTGAQGQDILAELVEQTRGRGLLVIPWFEFGFMAPPTSELALKHQDWLTQKRDGGTTWVGAAGEVVWLNPFRPEVQNFLRELVLEVVGQYDINGIQFDDHLSLPNEFGYDPYTIALYQQETEKTPPANPRDPEWTKWRADKITAFLANLKESIQAIKPNILLSIAPNPYEFAYNGHLQDWLGWVRQGLVDELIVQVYRPDLPSFLKQIERPEIQETQQTIPTGVGVLTGLRNRPIALPFIEEKVLAARQRGLGVIFFFYESLWQQALEPPETRKAAIQAMFSQPITPRLPVLENIPLVSTPEPVDQPEPTPTPPPLAPDGIEIPVIPPPGS
- a CDS encoding cryptochrome/photolyase family protein, producing MTIGIWILGDQLWTGQAALANCQAYSQETPVILIESHNHIRQRPYHQQKLVLIWSAMRHFAEELKTLGWSVTYEVAEDFEPILSAWIKRLGIKELQIMMPNDLPFLRLIKNLNLDCAINIIDNNHFLWTRTDFNNWAKSRKRLLLEDFYRESRKKWQILIEDNQPIGGQWNFDKQNRKPPKDGLKTTDPLWFEPDEITLQVIADVEALDIPKYGKIKPFRWAVNRRQALQVLEHFITNCLPNFGPYQDAMVTGEETLWHSLLSPYLNLGLLTPLEVIQGAAIAYKKDNLALNSIEGFIRQVLGWREYMQGIYHYLGEDYANGNWFEHQQPLPAFFWDSKQTEMNCLKQVLSQVENTGYAHHIQRLMILSNFALIFGCSPQEIENWFHSVFIDAYDWVMQTNVLGMGQFADGGILASKPYAASANYIDKMSDYCRGCLYKKNQRVGDLACPFNFLYWDFLARHREKLKSQGRVNMILGHLDRMSAAELNQMRCQSNQLRAISSQL
- a CDS encoding TspO/MBR family protein, which codes for MIPSWLLIGVVGFLVALAGGLLNSRDVRWFARLRRPDWLTFEGLIPLIWTIIYICGAISAYLVWEAQPANRWFLMAFYLLVELTITAYTPVTCKLRSLKAGTIIGGTGFFLGCLLALLVFPVSSWAGILLLPYLIWSPIGTYVTWEMSHLNPRDV